From a single Triplophysa rosa linkage group LG1, Trosa_1v2, whole genome shotgun sequence genomic region:
- the LOC130562715 gene encoding nuclear factor 7, brain-like — protein MNEEFYFPPDFKTALTAMASSSCSLTDEQMKCGICLAVFTDPVTTSCGHNFCEVCIDACWDSGQIFVCPICKKEFETKPELKINTELAKVVADRMKMQENTNKSNVVCDFCLGNKLRAVKSCLQCMASYCETHLENHKTAPRRMRHKLISPVENLEDYICTSHEKPLEIFCRDDQTFLCLFCTETEHTSHDTVSIEQENSHRRIQLGEEHRDVKRMIQERQKKIKHIQNIAKRNKKNDERDKECSGELFTTLIRSIEKCQSELLDLLEEKQKAAENEAEDLMKELEQEITELKKRDTELEQISHTEDHLHLLQTYSSSACSPLQVKSWTNISINTDLNTETLKKTFTCLQENVQMEVKRFFETTQPSDIQEFNFLPVPTSSASALGENTIETNSAKGIFVFSSTNTDSLMKLSLPVPKSSPAMKKKNECVPFGTQQGTLTDFSETKSSDVLKEGKIYFTLGKMDKSTCSLKKEVKMNKVKLANLDVDLSTIQKLYAVDVILDPNTAYPKLTLSKDGKQVKYNGTWIDVPNNPERFDCSACVLGRDGFSCGRFYFEVQVGDKPEWDIGVASDSINKKGKITVSPDNGFWTVWLRNGNKYMANESSPISLCLNEKPETVGVFVDYEEGLVTFYNVETKSLIYSFTGQSFNEKLYAFLSPCNSRGGVNTKPLIISTDPQCTY, from the exons ATGAATGAGGAGTTCTATTTTCCTCCTGACTTTAAGACAGCACTAACAG CCATGGCTTCCTCCAGCTGTTCACTCACTGATGAACAAATGAAGTGTGGTATCTGTCTGGCCGTGTTCACTGACCCAGTCACAACTTCATGTGGACACAACTTCTGTGAAGTCTGTATCGATGCATGCTGGGACAGTGGACAGATCTTTGTGTGTCCAATCTGTAAAAAAGAATTTGAAACGAAGCCAGAACTGAAGATTAATACAGAGCTTGCAAAGGTTGTTGCTGATCGTATGAAGATGCAAGAAAACACCAACAAATCTAATGTTGTATGTGACTTCTGCCTTGGAAACAAACTAAGGGCAGTAAAGTCTTGTTTGCAGTGTATGGCTTCCTATTGTGAGACTCACCTGGAGAATCACAAAACTGCACCCAGACGCATGAGGCACAAACTGATCAGTCCTGTGGAGAACCTGGAAGATTACATCTGTACCAGTCATGAGAAACCACTGGAGATATTCTGCCGAGATGATCAGACCTTTCTGTGTCTGTTCTGCACTGAAACAGAACATACGAGTCATGACACTGTTTCAATAGAGCAAGAGAATTCacacaggagg ATTCAGTTGGGAGAGGAACATAGAGATGTCAAAAGGATGATCCAggaaagacaaaagaagattaaGCACATTCAAAACATAGCAAAGCGAAACAAG AAAAACGATGAGCGAGATAAAGAGTGCAGCGGTGAGCTCTTCACTACTCTGATCCGCTCCATTGAGAAATGTCAGTCTGAACTGCTTGATCTATTGGAGGAGAAGCAGAAAGCAGCAGAGAACGAGGCAGAAGATCTCATGAAAGAGCTGGAGCAGGAGATCACTGAATTAAAGAAGAGAGACACTGAGCTGGAGCAAATCTCACACACTGAGGATCATCTCCATCTTCTTCAG ACATACTCATCATCTGCATGCAGCCCTCTGCAAGTCAAGTCCTGGACCAACATCAGCATCAACACTGATCTCAACACAGAAACCCTAAAGAAAACTTTTACCTGCCTCCAGGAGAATGTCCAAATGGAAGTGAAAAGGTTTTTTGAGACCA CTCAACCTTCAGATATTCAAGAATTCAACTTTTTACCAGTACCTACATCTTCTGCATCAGCGCTTGGAGAGAATACTATTGAAACAAACTCAGCGAAAGGCATATTTGTTTTCAGCAGCACAAATACAGATTCTCTTATGAAGCTTTCTTTACCTGTACCTAAAAGTTCTCCAGCAATGAAGAAAAAGAATGAATGTGTTCCATTTGGCACACAGCAAGGCACCCTGACAGATTTCTCTGAAACAAAATCCAGCGATGTTCTGAAAGAAGGAAAAATCTACTTTACTCTGGGTAAAATGGACAAAAGCACTTGCTCTCTGAAGAAAGaagtaaaaatgaataaagtcAAGCTCGCAAACTTGGATGTGG ATTTGAGTACAATACAGAAACTTTATGCAG TGGATGTGATTTTGGATCCTAACACAGCTTACCCTAAACTTACTCTGTCTAAGGATGGGAAACAAGTGAAGTATAATGGAACTTGGATAGATGTTCCGAATAATCCTGAGAGGTTTGATTGCTCCGCTTGTGTCCTGGGAAGGGATGGATTTTCCTGTGGAAGATTTTACTTTGAGGTGCAAGTTGGTGATAAACCTGAATGGGACATAGGTGTAGCTAGCGACTCCATTAACAAAAAGGGGAAAATAACAGTGAGCCCAGACAATGGGTTCTGGACAGTATGGCTTAgaaatggaaataaatacatggctAATGAATCAAGCCCCATTTCCCTTTGCCTAAACGAGAAGCCTGAGACGGTGGGGGTCTTTGTGGATTATGAGGAGGGTCTGGTCACTTTTTATAATGTTGAGACCAAGTCTCTTATCTACTCCTTCACTGGTCAGTCTTTCAATGAGAAACTCTATGCATTTCTCAGCCCTTGCAACAGTAGAGGAGGTGTGAACACAAAGCCTCTGATCATCTCCACCGACCCGCAGTGTACTTACTAA